In Malus sylvestris chromosome 16, drMalSylv7.2, whole genome shotgun sequence, the following are encoded in one genomic region:
- the LOC126609407 gene encoding alpha-1,4 glucan phosphorylase L-2 isozyme, chloroplastic/amyloplastic-like — MAALPFSAKSTPSKFVSSFIHSNRIRRNSRPFFITTTTCSRSRARRQLRVKNVETDEKDVASQTQQGSLATIPPDSSFIASNIKYHAEFTPSFSIESFALPKAFYATAESVRDMLIVNWNATYEYHDRLNVKQAYYLSMEFLQGRALLNAIGNLELSGAYAHALKTLGHNLEDVARQEPDAALGNGGLGRLASCFLDSLATQNYPAWGYGLRYKYGLFKQHITKDGQEEVAENWLEMGNPWEIPRNDVSYPVKFYGEVVSGLDGKKTWIGGENVMAVAYDVPIPGYKTKTTINLRLWSTKVAPEEFDLHAFNTGDHAKAYAALKNAEKICYILYPGDESMEGKSLRLKQQYTLCSASLQDIVARFERRSGASVKWEEFPEKVAVQMNDTHPTLCIPELIRILMDVKGLSWTEAWDITRRTVAYTNHTVLPEALEKWSLQLIQELLPRHVEIIKTIDEELIHTIIAEYGTEDLNLLEQKLREMRILDNIDLPDSVIGILCKSEESSAVDHVEEVDFSDEEAKTTDEVGQSKRLDTNTKNEVTFEPDPKLPKTVRMANLCIAGGHAVNGVAEIHSEIVKNEVFNDFYKLWPEKFQNKTNGVTPRRWIRFCNPGLSKIITKWIGTDDWVRNTNMLVTLRKFADNEDLQSEWREAKRRNKIKVASFLKEKTGFLVNPDAMFDVQVKRIHEYKRQLLNILGIIYRYKKMKEMSPEERKAKFVPRVCIFGGKAFATYIQAKRIVKFITDVGATVNNDRDIGDLLKVVFVPDYNVSVAEVLIPGSELSQHISTAGMEASGTSNMKFAMNGCVQIGTLDGANVEIREEVGEDNFFLFGAHAHEIAGLRKERSEGKFVPDPRFEEVKAYVRTGVFGPYNYDELMGSLEGNEGYGRADYFLVGKDFPSYLECQDKVDEAYRDQKRWTRKSILNTAGSYKFSSDRTIHEYARDIWKIEPVVLQ, encoded by the exons ATGGCGGCATTACCATTCTCCGCGAAATCAACACCGTCAAAGTTCGTCTCAAGCTTCATACACTCCAACCGCATAAGAAGAAACTCGAGACCGTTTTTTATCACAACAACCACTTGTTCCCGCAGCCGAGCAAGGAGGCAGCTTCGTGTGAAGAACGTGGAGACTGATGAGAAAGATGTCGCCAGTCAAACCCAACAAG GCAGTTTGGCTACAATTCCTCCTGATTCTTCATTCATTGCATCGAATATCAAATACCATGCCGAATTCACACCCTCTTTCTCTATCGAATCTTTCGCGCTTCCCAAGGCATTCTACGCTACCGCTGAAAGTGTTCGTGACATGCTCATTGTTAATTGGAACGCTACATATGAGTACCATGACAGGCTGAATGTAAAGCAGGCATATTATCTCTCAATGGAGTTTCTACAG GGAAGAGCATTGCTGAATGCCATTGGTAACTTGGAGCTTTCGGGGGCTTATGCACATGCCTTGAAAACGCTAGGGCACAATCTAGAGGATGTAGCTAGGCAG GAACCGGATGCTGCGCTTGGAAATGGCGGGTTGGGGAGGCTTGCTTCCTGCTTTTTGGACTCCCTGGCCACTCAAAATTACCCGGCATGGGGATACGGACTCAGATACAAGTATGGCTTATTTAAACAGCACATTACAAAAGATGGGCAGGAGGAAGTAGCTGAAAATTGGCTGGAG ATGGGAAATCCGTGGGAAATTCCAAGAAATGATGTGAGCTATCCTGTGAAATTCTACGGCGAAGTTGTTTCAGGGCTAGATGGAAAAAAGACATGGATTGGAGGCGAAAATGTCATGGCGGTTGCCTACGATGTCCCCATACCGGGATATAAAACTAAAACCACCATAAACCTTCGACTTTGGTCCACAAAAGTAGCACCGGAAGAGTTTGATTTACATGCTTTCAACACTGGAGATCATGCCAAGGCGTATGCAGCTTTAAAGAATGCCGAAAAG ATCTGTTATATATTGTACCCTGGGGATGAATCCATGGAGGGAAAATCACTTCGGCTAAAGCAACAGTACACATTGTGTTCTGCTTCTCTCCAAGACATAGTTGCGCGGTTTGAGAGAAGATCGGGGGCGTCTGTGAAATGGGAGGAGTTTCCTGAGAAGGTTGCAGTGCAGATGAATGATACTCATCCAACTCTCTGCATCCCGGAGTTGATAAGGATATTGATGGACGTTAAGGGCTTGAGCTGGACGGAAGCCTGGGATATTACTCGAAG AACTGTTGCATACACTAATCATACAGTGTTACCTGAGGCATTGGAGAAATGGAGTTTGCAGCTCATACAGGAATTACTTCCTCGACACGTTGAGATCATAAAAACGATTGATGAGGAG CTAATTCATACCATTATTGCTGAGTACGGCACGGAGGATCTTAACTTGTTGGAACAAAAACTGAGAGAAATGAGAATTCTTGATAATATCGATTTGCCTGACTCAGTCATTGGAATTCTCTGTAAATCAGAAGAAAGTTCTGCAGTTGATCACGTTGAGGAAGTTGATTTTTCTGATGAAGAAGCTAAAACCACTGATGAAGTAGGTCAATCTAAAAGACTGGACACTAATACAAAAAATGAGGTTACATTTGAACCGGATCCTAAACTTCCAAAGACGGTGAGAATGGCTAATCTATGCATTGCTGGTGGACATGCAGTAAACGGCGTTGCTGAGATTCACAGCGAAATAGTGAAGAACGAAGTATTTAACGATTTCTATAAG TTGTGGCCTGAGAAATTTCAAAACAAGACAAATGGGGTGACACCGAGAAGATGGATTCGTTTCTGCAATCCAGGTCTGAGTAAAATTATAACCAAATGGATTGGAACAGACGATTGGGTGAGAAATACTAACATGTTGGTCACCCTTCGGAAG TTTGCTGATAATGAAGATCTCCAATCCGAATGGAGGGAAGCGAAAAGGAGAAACAAGATTAAGGTTGCATCCTTCCTCAAGGAAAAAACTGGTTTTCTAGTCAACCCTGACGCAATGTTTGATGTGCAA GTGAAGCGCATTCATGAATACAAACGGCAGCTATTGAACATCCTGGGTATCATTTATCGCTacaagaaaatgaaggaaatgaGTCCTGAGGAAAGAAAAGCAAAGTTTGTTCCAAGGGTGTGTATATTTGGAGGAAAGGCATTCGCAACCTATATCCAAGCGAAAAGGATTGTGAAATTTATCACAGATGTTGGAGCCACTGTGAATAACGATCGAGACATAGGTGACCTTTTGAAG GTTGTGTTTGTTCCTGACTACAATGTCAGTGTTGCTGAAGTGCTTATTCCCGGTAGTGAGCTCTCCCAGCATATCAG CACTGCTGGAATGGAGGCGAGTGGAACTAGCAACATGAAATTTGCAATGAATGGTTGCGTACAAATTGGAACCCTAGATGGGGCAAATGTCGAAATAAGAGAAGAGGTTGGAGAGGACAATTTTTTCCTCTTTGGTGCACATGCTCATGAAATTGCCGGGCTAAGGAAAGAAAGATCTGAAGGAAAG TTCGTTCCGGACCCGCGGTTCGAAGAAGTGAAGGCATATGTGAGAACCGGCGTGTTTGGTCCTTACAACTATGATGAACTCATGGGATCATTGGAAGGAAATGAAGGTTATGGTCGTGCTGATTACTTTCTCGTTGGCAAGGACTTCCCTAGTTACCTTGAGTGCCAAGACAAGGTTGATGAAGCATATCGAGACCAAAAG AGATGGACGAGGAAGTCGATTTTGAACACAGCTGGTTCGTACAAGTTCAGCAGTGACCGTACAATTCATGAATACGCGAGGGACATATGGAAGATTGAACCTGTTGTTTTACAGTAG
- the LOC126608449 gene encoding putative SNAP25 homologous protein SNAP30 translates to MFGSKKSPAKIAQADSDAGKNVLNPARRTSSEPMLVTPDFSNEKKPLEQQSMQELEKYAVNKAEETTKSVNNCLRIAEDIRGDATRTLDMLHQQGEQITRTHMAAVDIDKDLSRGEKILNNLGGMFSMPWKPKKTKDISGPDFSLAAPKKADAQQKEKLGIAPKGRSAPATPPPEGSGALQKVEHEKAKQEDALSDLSNILGDLKGMAMDMGSEIDRQNKAIDNLSDDVDELNSRVKGANQRTRRLLG, encoded by the exons ATGTTTGGGTCAAAAAAATCACCTGCAAAGATTGCTCAAGCTGATTCAGATGCCGGGAAGAACGTGCTTAACCCCGCGAGAAGAACTTCTTCGGAGCCTATGCTTGTCACCCCGGATTTCAGCAACGAAAAAAAACCATTAGAGCAGCAGAGTATGCAAGAGTTAGAGAAATATGCCGTTAACAAGGCCGAGGAGACAACAAAGAGTGTCAACAACTGCCTCAGGATTGCTGAGGACATCAGAGGGGATGCTACAAGGACACTTGACATGTTGCACCAGCAGGGTGAGCAAATTACAAGGACTCACATGGCGGCTGTTGATATCGATAAGGATTTGAGTCGG GGTGAGAAGATTTTAAACAATCTTGGAGGCATGTTCTCAATGCCTTGGAAGCCGAAGAAGACCAAGGATATTTCGGGGCCTGATTTTTCATTAG CTGCACCCAAAAAAGCTGACgcacagcagaaggaaaagttGGGTATAGCTCCGAAAGGGCGGTCAGCTCCTGCAACGCCTCCTCCCGAAGGATCAGGTGCCTTGCAAAAAGTCGAG CATGAGAAGGCAAAGCAAGAAGATGCTCTTTCAGACCTAAGCAATATATTGGGGGATCTGAAGGGTATGGCTATGGATATGGGAAGTGAAATTGACAG GCAAAACAAAGCTATTGATAATCTCTCTGACGATGTTGATGAGCTTAACTCTCGAGTGAAAGGTGCTAATCAACGTACACGACGATTGCTTGGGTGA
- the LOC126607701 gene encoding probable leucine-rich repeat receptor-like protein kinase At1g35710 — protein MALRLPFAAFSLVLLIVFPPLLLDAKTLKRDMKALNEIKASLGWRVVYAWVGDDPCGDGDLPPWSGVTCSTQGDYRVVTELEVYAVSIVGPFPTAVTNLLDLTRLDLHNNKLTGPIPPQIGRLKRLKMLNLRWNKLQDVIPPEIGELKSLTHLHLSFNSFKGEIPKELANLPELRYLYLQENRLVGRIPPELGTLQNLRHLDVGNNHLVGTIRELIRIEGCFPALRNLYLNNNYLTGGIPAQLASLSKLEILYLSYNKMSGIVPLGLSHIPRLTYLYLDHNQFSGRIPDAFYKHPFLKDMYIEGNAFRPGVKPIGIHKVLELTDSEFLV, from the exons ATGGCGCTTCGTCTTCCGTTTGCCGCGTTTTCTCTGGTCCTCCTCATCGTCTTCCCTCCGCTGCTTCTCGACGCCAAAACCCTCAAACGCGACA tgaAAGCACTGAACGAGATCAAGGCTTCGCTGGGGTGGAGAGTGGTGTACGCCTGGGTAGGAGACGATCCGTGCGGAGACGGCGACCTTCCGCCGTGGTCCGGTGTCACTTGCTCCACTCAAGGCGATTACCGAGTCGTCACCGAGTT GGAGGTTTATGCAGTGTCAATTGTTGGGCCTTTTCCTACGGCTGTCACCAATCTCTTGGATCTCACTAGGCT GGATCTCCATAACAACAAGTTAACCGGCCCTATTCCTCCGCAAATCGGACGTTTGAAGCGTCTCAAAATGCT TAACTTGAGATGGAATAAGCTACAAGATGTCATTCCTCCTGAAATTGGTGAACTGAAGAGTTTAACCCATTT GCATCTTAGCTTTAATAGTTTTAAAGGAGAAATCCCGAAGGAGCTTGCTAATCTTCCTGAGCTTCGCTATCTGTATCTGCAAGAAAATCGCCTTGTTGGGCGGATTCCTCCAGAACTAGGAACTCTGCAAAATCTTCGGCACTT GGACGTTGGTAACAATCATTTGGTGGGTACTATTAGGGAACTCATACGTATTGAGGGCTGCTTTCCCGCTTTGCGTAACCT TTACCTAAACAACAACTATCTTACCGGAGGAATTCCAGCTCAGCTTGCAAGCTTGTCCAAACTGGAAATACT GTACCTATCTTACAACAAGATGTCTGGGATAGTTCCATTAGGACTTTCCCATATTCCGAGACTGACGTACTT GTACTTGGATCACAACCAGTTTTCAGGAAGAATTCCTGATGCCTTCTACAAACACCCGTTCTTGAAAGACAT GTATATTGAAGGGAATGCATTCCGACCAGGTGTAAAACCGATAGGCATACACAAAGTTCTCGAGCTCACAGACTCAGAATTTCTCGTCTAG